The following is a genomic window from Citrifermentans bemidjiense Bem.
ATCGAGCGGTTCCACTGGATGATCTACATCTTCGGGGGGATCCTGATCTACACCGGGATCAAGATGGCCTTCGGCGGGGACGACGAAGTCGAGCCGGAGAAAAATCCGCTGGTTCGCCTGGTGAGGCGTTTCATGCCCATCACCAAAAGGATCTGGAGGGACAGGTTTTTCATCAAGAGGCACGGCGTGTGGGCGGCGACCCCGCTGTTTCTGACCCTGGTGGTGGTGGAGTCGAGCGACGTCATCTTCGCCGTCGACTCGATACCCGCCGTACTCGCCGTGACCCACGACCCGTTCATCGTGTACAGCTCCAACATCTTCGCCATCATGGGGCTGCGCTCCCTGTACTACCTGCTGGCCCACGTGATGGAGATGTTCGTTTACCTGAAGCTGGGGGTCTCCTTCATCCTCGCCTTCGTCGGGGCCAAGATGCTTCTCGTGGACGTCGTCGAGATCCCGCTGCAGCTGTCCCTGGGCTTCATCATCGGGACGCTGGTAATATCCATCCTCACTTCCGTGCTGCTCGCGAAGAAGCAGCACCGAGAATAAAAACAGGGGCTAGGGATCGGGGGCTAGGGGCTGGAAAAACCAATCCCCAGTCCCTGCTTTTCCCTAGCCCCTGTTTTTCGCGATTCTCACCTTGGTGATGCCGGTGCGGGTGACTTCCTCGCAGATCAGGGTGAACTCCCCCAACTGGATCTGCTCGCCCTGCTCCGGGAACCCGCCGATACGGTTCAGTATCAGCCCGGCCAGGGTGTCGAAGGGAAGATCCTCGCCAAGATCCATCTCCAGCAGGTCCTCCAGGTCGGAAACGGAAATGAAGGCGTCCACGAGGTAGCTCCCGTCGGCCAAGATCTGCACCGTGCTCGGCTCGCCGACATCGTGCTCGTCCTCGATCTCGCCGACCAATTCCTCGAGCAGGTCCTCGGTGGTCACTATGCCGCTGATGCTGCCGTACTCATCCACTACAAAAGCCATGTGCACGCGGGTTTTCTGCATCTCCTTCAAGAGTTCGCTCACCTTCTTCCCCTCGGGGACGAAGAAGGGGGGACGGACGATGGAGCGGATGTCGAAATCCGGCTCGCGCACCATCCTCCCCAAGAGGTCCTTGCCGTGGATGAAGCCGACCGTCTCCTCGATGCTCCCGACGTAAACCGGGTAGCGGGAATACATGTTGTCCAGGACCTCGTTCAGGATCTCCTCGTTGGAAAGGTTGAGGTCGAAGGCGACCACCCTGGTGCGGGGGACCATCACCTCTCGTACCGCGGTATGGGTGAAGTCGAAGAGGTTGTCGATGAAGGTGTGCTCGGCCTCGCTGAAGATGCCGCTCTCATGCCCCTCGGCGACGATATGCTGCACCTCCTCCCGCGTCATGAAGGCCTTTCCCTCCCCCTTGATCCGGAACAGCGCCAAGGCCGCCTTGGTGGAGTAGCTGAGCACCGAGACCAGGACAGCCGCAACCCTCGCCAGGAAGGTGATGGTCTTGGCGACCCGAAGCGCCACCGTGTCGGCATACTGCAGGCCGATGGTCTTGGGGACCAGCTCTCCCAGGATGAGCTGGAGATACGAGATGACTGCGACCACCATGGTGAGGGAGAGCGGTTCGGCGGCGTTGCGGATCATGGCGAAGGGGGATACCTGCAGGATGGGGCGGATGTAGTCGACCGCTATCACGCCCCCCACCGCGGAGGCGGTCGATCCGACCACGGTGACCCCGATCTGCACGATGGCCAGCAGGCGGTGCGGATCCTTCTGCAGGGATTCAACGAGCGCGGCACGCTGGTCCCCCAGGGCGACCAGTTGCGCAACACGGCTCTTTCTGATGGAGATGATGGCGAATTCGGCGCAGGAGAAAAATCCGTTCAGCAGGATGAGGATGGCGATGACAAGCAGTTCGACGAAGATTGTGTCCAATTACCCTCCACTTTGATTGTCGGGGCGTCCGCCAGTGAGCTCCAGGTGGCCCGGCACCGCCGGGTGCCCCCAAGTTTCAACCGGTGCTCATTTTTCACTACTAAGCCGGCTTTTGTCAACCTTTTGTGGCGCTTAGCCCACTTTACCCATCCGTCACCGGGCGCGGCACCGTCTTTGGGCCCGGCAGCTACTTGCCGATCTTAAAGGAAAGCAGGAAGCGCTCCTCCCTGCACAGAAACGGTATCACCAGCGCGTCGGAACTGGAGATGCTCTCCAGCGCGTAATCGCTGCCGTAGATCACGGTCGGGATGGAGAGGTTGATGTCGGCCCCTTTGGGGGAGAAGATGTGCTTCACGTCGCCACCTACCATGTTGGCGATCTCCCCCATGGCGTCGTTGACATCCTCGTCGACTTCGGTGACGTCCATTCCCAGCATGTTTGAAGTGACCAAAAGGGCTAGTTTCTTCGGGCAGTGAATGGCAATTATGCCGGAGTGGCTCCCGGCGAGGCCGACCATGCTGGTGACCGTTTCATGAAAGGTCTGCACTGGCTTCTCAAGAGGGGGCTCGTCGACCACGTCGAGCATCACCATGGTGGAAAACACACCCTTGGTGATCTCCGCTATGCTCTTGCGCACTTCGTCTTCCGTCGTGTTGGCCTCGTTCAGGATTGCCGGATCAAGCCCCATGATGCCCCCCTCCTCCTAATGAATTGTTACAACAGTCTACCGTAGCCTCTAATAAAGAAAAGCAACCCCGCAAAAAGCGCGGCGTCAACTGACCGGGTAGGCCCCCTTGGCAAGCATGAGGCAGAAAGAATTGATCTCTGCAAATTCGCGCTCGAACACTTCCTCGACCTCCTTCTCGACCTCCGCCGCCCGCCGGCCCGGCTCCATGACGAGCTGTGCGTTGGCCATGTGCGGCCGGTCCACCCGGTCGCCAATCCGGCTCAAGAGCATGACGTGCGCCCCCTGCACCCCGGCGACGGAGTTGCAGATCTCGCGCGCCATCCGGTGCGCCAGTATGTTGTAGATCTTCCCCACGTGGCTCATGGGGTTCTTCCCGGCAGCGGCCTCGGTGCCGATGGGCCTCGCTATGGGAATCACCCCGTTCACCCGGTTCCCCCTCCCCACCTGCCCCGAATCGGCGTCTTCCGCCGAAGTCCCCAGCAGAGTGAGGTAAACCCCGCCCAGCCCGCGCCCCGGTTCGTCCAGGGTGTTGTAGTGCAGGTCGATGCGGCTGAAATGCCGTAAGCCCGCCTGCAGAAAGCGCCTCATCTCCTGCGCCACCTTTTCCTTGCGGTCGAAATACTCCCGCTCCGATTCGATGCTCCCTGCCAGAAGCGGCATGGCGACGGTCAGGTCCAGTTCGTCGCGCCGGCGCAGCCCCATTACCTTCACGTCCTCGCCCGTCTCGGGGAAAAGCTTCTTGAAGCGCTCCGAGTTCAGCTCGTGCTCCAGGGAGAGGACCGTCTTTTCCGTGGGGCTCAACGGGTAGTAACCCACCGCCGCCGAGGTGTCGTTCGCACCCCTTACCTCGCCGGCGCGGGCAAAGATGTCGGTCAGTTCCTGCGACCCGGGGGCGAGCTTGAAGCGGTACTCAAGGTGCCGCTCCGGATCGACGTTGCGCAGGTTCTTCCCGATCCACTCCTTGGCGGCGGCCAGAGCGATCTCCTGTACCGGGATCTCCTTCCCCTCGAAGCTGAAGGTGGCGCGGTCGCCGATGGTCAACTCCATCGGCTCGACGACCTCGCCGCCGCCAAAGCGCTTCTCGACGCGCCCCGCCGCCAGCAGCCCCTTGTCGATGTTGTGGTGCAGCACCGTGCCGAAAGTCTGCAGATAGGCGCGGGAAAGGGCGACCGAGATGGCATCCATGACGCAGTCGCAGATCTGGTCCGGATGTCCGGTCCCTTTGCGCTCGACCATCTCGACGGCCTGCTCCGTTACCAGAGCTCCTTTGTACTGCTCGACGAGGAACATGGCACGCTCCCGGTTGAGGTTGAAGTCTAATTAAGAGAAGGAAGGTTCCTTACACATAAAAGGACAGCAGAAAGTGTATCCGAAAAAGCAATGGGTGCAATGTTTTTGGGAGGTTACAAGAGGCAGGGAGAGGTGGGTGCGATCAGTGATGGCGCCTGACCACGAAGCCCCCCCGCGAGATGCGGGATTGCAGCCAGAGCCCAAGCCACGCCTTGATGACGCGGCGTGTGGCCGGGATCAGGAAGAAGATGCCGAGGAAGTCTGTGAAGAAGCCGGGGGTGGCGAGAAGGGCGCCGCCGATGAAGACCAGGGCTGCGTCCAGCATCTGGGCGGCGGGGAGCCTTCCCTGGGAGAGTTCGTCGCGGATCTTGGTGAGGATCCTCCCCCCCTGGCTCTTCATGAGCCAGGCGCCGAACAGGCTGATCGAGAGCAGGATCGCCACGGTGGCGACCCCGCCGATAACCGATCCCACCTTGATCAGCAGGTAGATCTCGATCACGGGGACGATGAGGAACACCAGGAATAGTTTGAAGTACATGGATGTCCCTGCTATTTCTTCATGTCTATGCCGTAACTCTTGATCTTGCGGTGCAGGTTGCTCCGTTCAAGCTCGATGGCCTCGGCGGTCTTGGAGACGTTCCAGTCGTTCTCCTCCAGCTTCTGGATGATGAACTCCCTCTCGAACTCCTCTCGCGCCTCGCGCAGGCTGGAGAGTTCCAAGACGCTGTCGAGCTTGCCCCCCCCCGCATCCTTGCCGGCACCATCGCCGCGGAAGTAATCGGGGAGGTGGTCGACGGTCACCGTCCCGCTGGGGGTCATGATTACCAGCCGCTCCACGATGTTCTTCAGCTCGCGCACGTTCCCCGGCCACTCGTAGCGCTTGAGCGCCTCCATGGCCTCGGGGACGATCCGCTTCGACTCCCTCCCCTCGCGAGAACAGAAGGCATCCATGAAGTACCGGGCCAGAAGCGGTATATCGTCGCGCCGCTCCCTCAACGGCAGGACCTTGAAGGGGACCACGTTCAGCCGGTAGTAGAGGTCTTCGCGGAAGCCGCCGTTTCTGATCTCCTCCTCGAGGAGCTTGTTGGTGGCGGCGACGATGCGGACATCCACCTCCAGGGTCCGGGTTCCACCCACCCGCTCGAACTTCTTCTCCTGCAGTATCCGCAGCACCTTGGCCTGCGTCTTCAAGGACATGTCGCCGATCTCGTCCAGAAAGAGCGTGCCGCCATCGGCCAGGTCGAATTTCCCCTTCTTCTGCGCGACAGCTCCGGTGAAAGCACCCCGCTCATGGCCGAAGAGTTCGCTCTCGATCAGTTCCTCGGGGATGGCGGCGCAGTTGATCTCGATGAAGGGCTTGTCGCGGCGCTGGCTGTGGAAATGGACCGAGCGGGCTACGAGTTCCTTTCCGGTGCCGTTCTCGCCGGTGATCAGCACCGAGGCGTTGGTCGGGGCGACGAGCCGGATCTGCTCGCCCAACTGCAGCATGGCGGCGGAATTACCGATCATCTCGTGCCCTTGCTGCACCTGGTCGCGCAGGGCGGCGTTCTCCTCCTTCAGGCGGTTCATGGCCAGGGCGTTTTCCACCGTGACCACCACCTTCTCCAGCGAAAGCGGCTTCTCGATGAAGTCATAGGCGCCGAGCTTGGTCGATTTCACCGCCGTCTCGATGGTGCCGTGGCCGCTCATCATGATGACGTTCAGGAAGGGGTGCGATTCCTTCAGGCGCTGCAGCGTCTCGATGCCGTCCATCTTGGGCATCCAGATGTCCAAGAGCACGAGCCCCGGTAGCTCCCGGGCGCAAAGGGCGAGCGCCTCGACGCCGTCGGCGGCGCAGACGGTCCGGTACCCCTCGTCTTCGAGGATGCCAGCCAGGGAGGATCGGATTCCCTCCTCGTCGTCAACAATCAGAATGGTCTCGGTCATGGTGGTCCTAGCCTCCGGGAGGCTCCTCCGTAGCGCAACGCTCAACCGGCAAGCCCCGCTTCGCGCGCGAGTTCCGCCCAGGCCGGGAGGCTCCGCTCGATCATCTTCTTATCGACGCAGTAGGCGATCCGGAAGTAGCCGGGGGCGCCGAAGCCTGCGCCGGGCACCAGCAGGATGCGGTGCTTCTGGGCCAGCTTCACGAACTCGATGTCGTCGGCAAAAGGCGATTTGGGGAAGAAGTAAAAGGCGCCGTCGGGCTTCACCATGCTGAAGCCAAGCTTCGTGAGCGACTCGTAGAGAAGATCGCGCTTTTCCTGGTAGGCGCTGATGTCCACCGAAACATGCTGCAGCCCAGCCACGAGCCTCTGCATGAGCGCCGGCGCGTTGACGAAGCCGAGCACCCGGTTGGAGAAGACCGCCCCTTCCATGAACTGGTCCACGTCGTTCATCCTAGGGTTCGCGGCCAGGTAGCCGATGCGTTCGCCCGGAAGGGCCAGGTCCTTGGAGTGCGAGGTAACGATGACGGAGTTGGCGACGTAGCGGAAGATGTTGGGGACGCTTTTCGCCTCGTAGCTGATCCTCGCGTAGGGCTCGTCCGAGATGACGCAGATCTGGCGCCCCAGCTCCTTCTCTTTGGCGGCTACCACTTCGCCCAAAGCGGCTAGGCTCTCGGCGGGATAGATGACACCGGTCGGATTGTTGGGGGAGCAGATGATGATGGCGCGGGTCTTCGCGGTGATGGCGGCGCCGATGGCGGCGACGTCGAGCTGGAAGGTCTCGCGGTCGGTCCAGACCTCGACCGGCACCCCGCCGTGGTTGTCGATGTAGAAGCGGTACTCGACGAAGTAGGGGGTGAGGATGATCACCTCGTCACCGGGGTTGAGGATGGTCTTCAGCACCACGTTGAGCGCGCCTCCCGCCCCGCAGGTCATCACCACCTGGCTCCCCTGCACCGGCAGATCGGAGGCGGCCGAAAGCATGCGCGCCACGGCGTTCCTCGTCTCGATGTAGCCCGCGTTGTTCATGTAACGGTGCATCCCAGGGACGGGCGACTTGGCGAGCTTCAGGAACTCGTCGCGGAAAGGCTGCGGGGGCTCCACGTCTGGGTTGCCCAGGGTGAAGTCGTAGACCTTGTCGGCCCCGAACTGCGCGCGAAGCTTCTCCCCTTCCTCAAACATCTTCCTGATCCACGATGATTTCGCAATGAAACCGGCTATCTTATCGGCGACGGGCATCATCCCCTCCTTGATTTTTGATCTCAGCCTTATTAGCACATTACGGAAACAGCGGCAAGGCGTATTCCCCGCCCGTGAGCCTCGGGCTGCGGCTGCCTGAATATTTCCCTGCAAATCGCGGGGCAATCTGCTATGATGCCGCCCTGCATTTGGGCATCCGATTTTGACAGGAGGGATACATGAAAAAGGATTGGCGCATCGAGACCCAGGCGATCCAGGAAGGCTTCGCCCCCAAGGACGGAGATCCCCGGATCCTGCCGATCTACCAGAGCACGACCTTCAAGTTCTCCAGCGCGGAGCACGTGGCGAAACTGTTCGACCTCGAGGTGGGCGGACACTTCTACACCCGGCTCAGCAACCCGACCGCCGAGGGTTTCGAGACCAAGATAGCGGCCATGGAAGGGGGCGTCGCCGCCATGGCCACCTCCAGCGGACAGGCCGCGACCAGCATGGCCATCATGAACATCTGCCAGGCCGGCCAGCACGTGGTCGCCGCCAGCACCTTGTACGGCGGCACCTACTCGCTTTTCGCCAACACCTTCCCGAAGATGGGCATCGAGGTGACCTTCGTCGATCCCGAGGCAGACGAGGCCGCCATCGAGGCCGCCTTCCGCCCCGAGACCCGCGCACTTTTCGGCGAGACCATAGGGAATCCAGGCTTGAACGTGCTCGACTTCGAGAAGTTCTCCCGGATCGCCAAGAAGATGCAGGTGCCGCTCATCATCGACAACACCTTCCCGACGCCGTACCTGTGCCGCCCCTTCGAGCACGGCGCGGACATAGTTATCCACTCGGCAACCAAGTACATCGACGGGCACGCCACCAGCGTGGGCGGGGTCATCATAGACAGCGGCAATTTCAACTGGGGCAACGGCAAGTACCCCGAGATGACGGAGCCGGACTCCAGCTACCACGGGCTCAAGTACCTGGAGACCTTCGGCAAGCTCGCCTACATCGTCAAGGCGCGGGTGCAGCTCATGCGCGACCTGGGCTCCTGTCCTGCGCCGATGAACGCCTTCCTGTTCAACCTGGGGCTGGAGACGCTGCCGCTGCGCATGCAGCGCCACAGCGAGAACGCGCTCGCCATGGCCAAGTACCTGGAAAAGCACCCAGCGGTGAGCTGGGTGACCTACCCGGGACTGGAGAGCCACAAAAGCTACGCCCGCAGCAAGAAGTACCTCCCCAAGGGAGCGAGCGGCGTCCTCACCTTCGGCATCAAGGGAGGGGCCGCGGCAGGAAAGAAATTCATGGAGAGCTGCCGGCTCGTGGCGCTGGTGGTGCACGTAGGGGACGCCAGGAGCTGCGTCCTGCACCCGGCGAGCACCACCCACCGCCAGCTGAACGAGGAGCAGCAGATAGCTTCCGGCGTCTCCCCCGACCTGATCAGGCTTTCGGTCGGCATCGAGCACATCGACGACCTGATCGCGGACGTGAACCAGGCGCTTTTGGCCAGCCAGAAGTAAAAGCGCGACGCTACCGGCCTTTGGCCGCGCTGCCAACAAAGAAGGGGCGAGTGAATCCACTCGCCCCTTCTCATTTTTAAAGCTTCCGCTACCCTACTTGCCGCAGCACTTCTTGTACTTCTGGCCGCTGCCACAGGTGCAGGGGTCGTTGCGCCCGATTTTAGGCCCCCTGACTATCGGCTGCTGGGGCGCCGGGTTCACCGCCATACCGTCGGTAAAGAACCAGCAGGACTTCTCCTTCTTGAAGAGAGCGCGCTCGTGATGCACCCTCTCCTCCCCATTCTCTTTCCAGCGTGCGATGAACTCGACCTCGCCTGTTTTGTCGTCCTTGCCGCCGTCCTTGGTCGAGACGATCTCAAGCCCCAGCCATTCCGAGTTCGCGGCCCAGGCGCGGGTTCCGTCATGGTCATAACCCTCGCGGTGCTGGGCGTGGGTGGTTTCAAAGATAAAATCGGTCTCCACGTTGACATACGCCGCGTAACGCGCGCGCATCAGTGCCTCTGCCGTCTCCGCGGGGCGCTGGCCCTTGATGATGGGCTGGCAACATTCAGCGTAGGCAAGACCGGTTCCACAGGCACATTGCTCCATTGGTACTCCTCCTCGTTTCTATTTGGTTACTCAGTTGCTTGGTCTAGCAGTGATAATCGGCAGCTACCACTGAAGAGCATACGCTTCTCA
Proteins encoded in this region:
- a CDS encoding TerC family protein; this encodes MSTREMMWVAFAAVITVMFVLDLFVFNRKSHEIKFREALAWTTVWVGLALAFNAGIGYFMGPAKALEFFTGYIIEESLSVDNLFVFIMIFSYFKISKAQQPKILKWGIIGALVMRGIFILVGIELIERFHWMIYIFGGILIYTGIKMAFGGDDEVEPEKNPLVRLVRRFMPITKRIWRDRFFIKRHGVWAATPLFLTLVVVESSDVIFAVDSIPAVLAVTHDPFIVYSSNIFAIMGLRSLYYLLAHVMEMFVYLKLGVSFILAFVGAKMLLVDVVEIPLQLSLGFIIGTLVISILTSVLLAKKQHRE
- a CDS encoding hemolysin family protein, with translation MDTIFVELLVIAILILLNGFFSCAEFAIISIRKSRVAQLVALGDQRAALVESLQKDPHRLLAIVQIGVTVVGSTASAVGGVIAVDYIRPILQVSPFAMIRNAAEPLSLTMVVAVISYLQLILGELVPKTIGLQYADTVALRVAKTITFLARVAAVLVSVLSYSTKAALALFRIKGEGKAFMTREEVQHIVAEGHESGIFSEAEHTFIDNLFDFTHTAVREVMVPRTRVVAFDLNLSNEEILNEVLDNMYSRYPVYVGSIEETVGFIHGKDLLGRMVREPDFDIRSIVRPPFFVPEGKKVSELLKEMQKTRVHMAFVVDEYGSISGIVTTEDLLEELVGEIEDEHDVGEPSTVQILADGSYLVDAFISVSDLEDLLEMDLGEDLPFDTLAGLILNRIGGFPEQGEQIQLGEFTLICEEVTRTGITKVRIAKNRG
- a CDS encoding chemotaxis protein CheX — protein: MGLDPAILNEANTTEDEVRKSIAEITKGVFSTMVMLDVVDEPPLEKPVQTFHETVTSMVGLAGSHSGIIAIHCPKKLALLVTSNMLGMDVTEVDEDVNDAMGEIANMVGGDVKHIFSPKGADINLSIPTVIYGSDYALESISSSDALVIPFLCREERFLLSFKIGK
- a CDS encoding methionine adenosyltransferase; the encoded protein is MFLVEQYKGALVTEQAVEMVERKGTGHPDQICDCVMDAISVALSRAYLQTFGTVLHHNIDKGLLAAGRVEKRFGGGEVVEPMELTIGDRATFSFEGKEIPVQEIALAAAKEWIGKNLRNVDPERHLEYRFKLAPGSQELTDIFARAGEVRGANDTSAAVGYYPLSPTEKTVLSLEHELNSERFKKLFPETGEDVKVMGLRRRDELDLTVAMPLLAGSIESEREYFDRKEKVAQEMRRFLQAGLRHFSRIDLHYNTLDEPGRGLGGVYLTLLGTSAEDADSGQVGRGNRVNGVIPIARPIGTEAAAGKNPMSHVGKIYNILAHRMAREICNSVAGVQGAHVMLLSRIGDRVDRPHMANAQLVMEPGRRAAEVEKEVEEVFEREFAEINSFCLMLAKGAYPVS
- a CDS encoding FxsA family protein, with the protein product MYFKLFLVFLIVPVIEIYLLIKVGSVIGGVATVAILLSISLFGAWLMKSQGGRILTKIRDELSQGRLPAAQMLDAALVFIGGALLATPGFFTDFLGIFFLIPATRRVIKAWLGLWLQSRISRGGFVVRRHH
- a CDS encoding sigma-54-dependent transcriptional regulator; this encodes MTETILIVDDEEGIRSSLAGILEDEGYRTVCAADGVEALALCARELPGLVLLDIWMPKMDGIETLQRLKESHPFLNVIMMSGHGTIETAVKSTKLGAYDFIEKPLSLEKVVVTVENALAMNRLKEENAALRDQVQQGHEMIGNSAAMLQLGEQIRLVAPTNASVLITGENGTGKELVARSVHFHSQRRDKPFIEINCAAIPEELIESELFGHERGAFTGAVAQKKGKFDLADGGTLFLDEIGDMSLKTQAKVLRILQEKKFERVGGTRTLEVDVRIVAATNKLLEEEIRNGGFREDLYYRLNVVPFKVLPLRERRDDIPLLARYFMDAFCSREGRESKRIVPEAMEALKRYEWPGNVRELKNIVERLVIMTPSGTVTVDHLPDYFRGDGAGKDAGGGKLDSVLELSSLREAREEFEREFIIQKLEENDWNVSKTAEAIELERSNLHRKIKSYGIDMKK
- a CDS encoding pyridoxal phosphate-dependent aminotransferase, producing the protein MPVADKIAGFIAKSSWIRKMFEEGEKLRAQFGADKVYDFTLGNPDVEPPQPFRDEFLKLAKSPVPGMHRYMNNAGYIETRNAVARMLSAASDLPVQGSQVVMTCGAGGALNVVLKTILNPGDEVIILTPYFVEYRFYIDNHGGVPVEVWTDRETFQLDVAAIGAAITAKTRAIIICSPNNPTGVIYPAESLAALGEVVAAKEKELGRQICVISDEPYARISYEAKSVPNIFRYVANSVIVTSHSKDLALPGERIGYLAANPRMNDVDQFMEGAVFSNRVLGFVNAPALMQRLVAGLQHVSVDISAYQEKRDLLYESLTKLGFSMVKPDGAFYFFPKSPFADDIEFVKLAQKHRILLVPGAGFGAPGYFRIAYCVDKKMIERSLPAWAELAREAGLAG
- a CDS encoding O-acetylhomoserine aminocarboxypropyltransferase/cysteine synthase family protein, translated to MKKDWRIETQAIQEGFAPKDGDPRILPIYQSTTFKFSSAEHVAKLFDLEVGGHFYTRLSNPTAEGFETKIAAMEGGVAAMATSSGQAATSMAIMNICQAGQHVVAASTLYGGTYSLFANTFPKMGIEVTFVDPEADEAAIEAAFRPETRALFGETIGNPGLNVLDFEKFSRIAKKMQVPLIIDNTFPTPYLCRPFEHGADIVIHSATKYIDGHATSVGGVIIDSGNFNWGNGKYPEMTEPDSSYHGLKYLETFGKLAYIVKARVQLMRDLGSCPAPMNAFLFNLGLETLPLRMQRHSENALAMAKYLEKHPAVSWVTYPGLESHKSYARSKKYLPKGASGVLTFGIKGGAAAGKKFMESCRLVALVVHVGDARSCVLHPASTTHRQLNEEQQIASGVSPDLIRLSVGIEHIDDLIADVNQALLASQK
- a CDS encoding YchJ family protein, which produces MEQCACGTGLAYAECCQPIIKGQRPAETAEALMRARYAAYVNVETDFIFETTHAQHREGYDHDGTRAWAANSEWLGLEIVSTKDGGKDDKTGEVEFIARWKENGEERVHHERALFKKEKSCWFFTDGMAVNPAPQQPIVRGPKIGRNDPCTCGSGQKYKKCCGK